One window of the Ananas comosus cultivar F153 linkage group 21, ASM154086v1, whole genome shotgun sequence genome contains the following:
- the LOC109726328 gene encoding uncharacterized protein LOC109726328, whose protein sequence is MEALFDDIYTLEKDKVHLAAHCFEGSTRLWWTQAKKSHSIDIASMTWEAFRELLLMEYFPKNDKRKIKEDFRKLRQGSRTVREYEKEFTHMINFVPSLVHGDRDRAEAFERRLRPDIFKVIHAFRLKTYEEVLDRALWVERGNAITREERETFEKDKERDKSKKRVSGGSAGQSSSKRPPRSQRSQWRGGKSQTQGHTTYPCVICGGDHRVVTCPQREERCYRCGQAGHIGCECPGGASPARSAASVQYTPQQQAGLPSAMSTGRSSAPRQPKASRAPSGLVFATQVEKQLAVPDDVVAGIILIKGTRARALFDTGASHSFIGVLFAKTRDIEISHNEEYW, encoded by the coding sequence ATGGAAGCGTTGTTCGATGACATTTACACCCTCGAGAAAGATAAGGTTCACCTTGCGGCCCATTGCTTTGAGGGGTCGACTCGGTTGTGGTGGACTCAAGCAAAGAAGAGCCACTCGATAGATATTGCTTCCATGACTTGGGAGGCATTTCGGGAGTTGCTACTTATGGAGTATTTTCCCAAGAACGataagcggaagatcaaggaggactttcgcAAGTTAAGGCAAGGGAGCCGGACGGTGCGAGAGTACGAAAAggagttcacgcacatgatCAATTTTGTGCCTAGCTTGGTTCACGGTGATAGGGATCGAGCGGAGGCTTTTGAGCGCAGGTTGCGACCCGATATTTTCAAagtcattcatgcattccgcttgaagacctacGAGGAGGTACTTGATCGCGCGCTATGGGTGGAGCGTGGCAATGCTATTACGCGAGAGGAGCGCGAGACTTTTGAGAAGGACAAGGAAAGAGACAAGTCCAAGAAGCGGGTGTCTGGTGGATCcgcggggcagtcgagttctaagcgaccccctcgaTCTCAGCGATCACAGTGGCGGGGAGGCAAGAGTCAAACACAGGGCCACACTACCTACCCGTGCgtgatatgcggcggagaccacagAGTTGTTACCTGCCCTCAGCGGGAGGAGCGGTGTTATCGGTGCGGCCAGGCGGGCCACATAGGCTGTGAGTGCCCTGGCGGCGCGTCTCCTGCGCGGTCAGCAGCTTCAGTCCAGTACACTCCGCAACAGCAAGCGGGACTGCCATCGGCCATGTCAACTGGACGTTCATCGGCGCCTCGTCAACCGAaggcctctcgagcacctagtgggctggtttttgccactcaggtggagaagCAGTTGGCGGTTCCAGATGacgtggtggcaggtattattctgatcaaaggcactagagctagagcgtTATTTGACActggtgcatctcattcattcattggtgtATTATTTGCGAAGACTCGTGATATAGAGATATCTCACAATGAAGAGTATTGGTAG